One part of the Leclercia sp. LSNIH1 genome encodes these proteins:
- the argC gene encoding N-acetyl-gamma-glutamyl-phosphate reductase has translation MLNTLIVGASGYAGAELVSYVNRHPHMTITALTVSAQSNDAGKLISDLHPQLKGIVDLPLQPMSDISEFTDGVDVVFLATAHEVSHDLAPQFLAAGCVVFDLSGAFRVNDAAFYEKYYGFTHQHPDLLEQAVYGLAEWSADKLKEANLIAVPGCYPTAAQLSLKPLIDAGLLDLNQWPVINATSGVSGAGRKAAISNSFCEVSLQPYGVFNHRHHPEITTHLGAEVIFTPHLGSFPRGILETITCRLKPGVTKEQVSEAFTQAYADKPLVRLYDKGVPALKNVVGLPFCDIGFAVQGEHLIVVAAEDNLLKGAAAQAMQCANIRFGYAETQSLI, from the coding sequence ATGTTGAATACGCTGATTGTAGGCGCTAGCGGTTATGCGGGCGCAGAGCTTGTAAGCTACGTGAATCGCCATCCTCATATGACCATAACCGCTTTGACTGTCTCAGCGCAAAGCAATGATGCAGGAAAGTTAATTTCCGATTTACATCCGCAGCTTAAAGGGATTGTCGATCTGCCATTGCAGCCAATGTCGGATATCAGCGAATTTACCGACGGCGTGGATGTGGTGTTTTTAGCCACCGCTCACGAAGTCAGCCACGATCTGGCGCCGCAGTTCCTGGCGGCCGGTTGCGTGGTGTTCGATCTCTCCGGTGCGTTCCGCGTGAACGACGCCGCGTTCTATGAAAAATACTACGGTTTCACCCATCAGCACCCGGACCTGCTTGAACAGGCAGTCTACGGTCTGGCGGAGTGGAGCGCAGATAAACTGAAAGAAGCGAATCTGATTGCCGTACCGGGTTGCTACCCGACGGCGGCGCAGCTCTCCCTGAAGCCGTTGATCGACGCGGGTCTGCTGGATCTGAACCAGTGGCCAGTGATCAACGCCACCAGCGGCGTGAGCGGGGCAGGACGCAAAGCGGCTATCTCCAACAGCTTCTGTGAAGTGAGCCTGCAACCGTATGGCGTGTTTAACCATCGCCACCACCCGGAAATTACTACCCATCTGGGCGCGGAGGTGATTTTCACGCCGCACCTGGGCAGTTTCCCGCGTGGGATCCTCGAAACTATCACCTGCCGCCTGAAGCCTGGCGTGACCAAAGAGCAGGTGAGCGAGGCTTTTACCCAGGCGTATGCGGATAAACCGCTGGTGCGTCTCTATGACAAAGGCGTGCCCGCGCTGAAAAATGTGGTCGGCCTGCCGTTCTGCGACATCGGTTTTGCCGTGCAGGGCGAGCACCTGATTGTGGTGGCCGCAGAAGATAACTTACTGAAAGGCGCTGCCGCCCAGGCAATGCAGTGCGCAAATATTCGTTTTGGCTATGCTGAAACGCAGTCTCTTATTTAA
- the argE gene encoding acetylornithine deacetylase, with amino-acid sequence MKMNLPPFIEIYRALIATPSISATEEALDQSNETLINLLAGWFSDLGFKVEVQPVPGTRNKFNLLASTGQGAGGLLLAGHTDTVPFDDGRWTRDPFTLTEHDNKLYGLGTADMKGFFAFILDALRDVDVTKLKKPLYILATADEETSMAGARYFSENTAIRPDCAIIGEPTSLQPIRAHKGHISTAVRVLGQSGHSSDPARGVNAIELMHDAIGRIMTLRDDLKERYHYDAFTVPYPTLNLGSLHGGDASNRICACCELHMDIRPLPGMTLNDLDGLLNEALAPVSERWPGRLTVSELHPPIPGYECPPDHQLVEVVEKLLGEKTDVVNYCTEAPFIQTLCPTLVLGPGSINQAHQPDEYLETRFIKPTRELIAQVVHHFCWH; translated from the coding sequence ATGAAAATGAATTTACCGCCATTTATCGAGATCTACCGCGCCCTGATTGCCACGCCGTCCATCAGCGCAACGGAAGAAGCGCTGGATCAGAGTAATGAGACTTTAATCAATCTGCTGGCAGGCTGGTTCAGCGATCTCGGGTTTAAGGTGGAGGTTCAGCCGGTGCCGGGAACCCGTAACAAATTTAACCTGCTCGCCAGTACTGGCCAGGGTGCGGGCGGCCTGCTGCTGGCAGGGCATACCGACACCGTGCCGTTTGATGACGGACGCTGGACGCGCGATCCCTTCACCCTGACCGAGCACGACAACAAGCTCTACGGGCTGGGCACTGCTGACATGAAAGGCTTCTTCGCCTTTATCCTCGACGCGCTGCGTGACGTCGACGTGACAAAACTGAAAAAGCCGCTCTATATTCTGGCTACCGCCGACGAAGAGACCAGCATGGCCGGGGCACGCTACTTCTCGGAAAACACGGCGATTCGCCCGGATTGCGCCATCATCGGCGAGCCGACATCCCTGCAACCGATTCGCGCGCATAAAGGCCATATCTCTACGGCGGTGCGCGTGCTGGGCCAGTCCGGCCACTCCAGCGATCCGGCGCGCGGCGTTAACGCTATTGAACTGATGCACGACGCCATTGGCCGCATCATGACGCTGCGCGACGACCTGAAGGAGCGGTATCACTACGATGCCTTCACGGTCCCTTACCCGACGCTGAACCTCGGCAGCCTGCACGGTGGTGATGCCTCTAACCGTATCTGCGCCTGCTGTGAACTGCATATGGATATTCGCCCGCTGCCGGGCATGACCCTGAACGACCTCGACGGCTTGCTGAACGAAGCGTTGGCCCCGGTGAGCGAGCGCTGGCCGGGTCGCCTGACGGTCTCTGAGCTGCATCCGCCAATCCCGGGTTACGAGTGCCCGCCGGACCATCAGCTGGTGGAAGTGGTGGAAAAACTGCTCGGCGAGAAAACCGACGTGGTGAACTACTGCACCGAAGCGCCGTTTATTCAGACCCTCTGCCCGACCCTGGTGCTTGGCCCAGGCTCTATTAACCAGGCCCACCAGCCGGATGAGTACCTGGAAACCCGCTTTATCAAGCCAACCCGCGAACTGATCGCTCAGGTTGTGCATCACTTCTGCTGGCATTAA